The following proteins come from a genomic window of Polaribacter dokdonensis:
- a CDS encoding Brp/Blh family beta-carotene 15,15'-dioxygenase, with protein sequence MGIQFGNIVEDSIAFFLVITIGILHGANDLLVLSKHSSTKRTLLSKNFLIYLILMLLCIIFFFLDAFLAIIMFLIISSFHFGEEHFSEILKQNMIIEYLYFLNYGLVIFGMLFYNSPIELKSIMVDLVGFSFNTLWIDTSLLVTTLLFVILSLYYVFRKVITIKVVLKETLFLVFLFLVFKTTSLIFGFAIYFILWHSIPSIIHQVLFLSGSFTKKTMTRFVKKAILYWLISAVGIILLYVLTPNIELFSSSLFAVLFAVTAPHMWVMSKMKISE encoded by the coding sequence ATGGGTATTCAGTTTGGTAATATTGTAGAAGATTCAATTGCATTTTTCCTAGTAATAACAATAGGAATACTGCATGGAGCTAATGATTTATTAGTGTTGTCTAAACATAGTTCCACTAAAAGGACTTTACTCTCAAAAAATTTTCTTATTTACTTAATTTTGATGTTATTATGTATTATTTTTTTCTTTTTAGATGCTTTTTTGGCTATAATTATGTTTTTAATAATTAGCTCTTTTCATTTTGGTGAGGAACATTTTTCAGAAATACTTAAACAAAATATGATTATAGAATATCTATACTTTTTGAATTATGGTCTGGTAATTTTTGGAATGTTGTTTTATAATTCACCTATAGAACTAAAAAGTATTATGGTAGATTTAGTAGGTTTTAGTTTTAATACTCTTTGGATTGATACTTCCTTACTTGTTACAACTTTACTATTTGTAATTCTCAGTTTGTATTACGTTTTTAGAAAAGTAATAACAATTAAAGTAGTTTTAAAAGAAACTTTATTCCTTGTTTTTTTATTTCTAGTATTTAAAACAACCTCATTAATATTCGGTTTTGCCATTTACTTTATACTTTGGCATTCAATACCATCTATAATACATCAAGTATTATTCTTGTCAGGAAGTTTTACTAAAAAAACAATGACAAGATTTGTGAAGAAAGCAATACTTTATTGGTTAATTAGTGCTGTTGGTATTATACTATTGTATGTGTTAACTCCTAATATTGAGTTATTCTCCTCTAGTTTATTTGCTGTATTATTTGCAGTTACAGCACCTCATATGTGGGTAATGTCTAAAATGAAAATTAGCGAGTAA